From one Melioribacteraceae bacterium genomic stretch:
- a CDS encoding GH92 family glycosyl hydrolase has protein sequence MRKNLFQYLLILFITAPGFVSEEIDVLKYVDTTIGTEDGGGATFIGACTPHGMVKLGPDTPLPQNTSGYVPDAPILGFSHTHVSGTGGAGKYGNIMVIPQTGDPVIKNYSSKKAKEFGTAGYYTVELNRWNIKSELTALHKVGFHRYTSLDENSLTLLFDLSRVVNVVEFSPGENIHSYIKIIDKNNIEGYGTYKGGIGPTVPYTVYFAAQTSKSIKQFGVWRDETIYENVNVSYGDSIGAFIKFSINEIELKVAISFLSLEQAKKNLNEVIDLSFDEAKAKAQSIWLKELNKIQVTGGTEEQKTLFYSCLYNTMLMPTDVTGENPRWNSDQPAFWDFIALWDTYRNVNPLYTIIDSEKQIRILNSLLDIYSHTGWIPDNWSSGSFAFMQGGTNSDVLFADAMVKGLKGFDYELAYESMIKHAETPSDSPYEYGKDSDEYLKLGYSSSNKWCGSSRTLEYAFNDFCVSQAADILNKETDREKYLKRSLNSYNIFREDEKFFWVKNPDGSWVEGFDPEFRIEEWWEGPYFYEGIPWHYSTFIPHDIGGLIEHHGGKDNFVKFLDRMFHEGHYIQHNQPDILTPYLYVYAGRHDKTVERVREILDREYKTTTSGLPGQDDAGCMSAWYVFSAMGFYPNAGQNLYLMSSPIFNEIKIDIGNGKKFKITAENLSQDNIYIQEATLNGSEFNNAWFTHDDLLNNDELKLIMTNKSSGWGSAYVPTSASEILNKI, from the coding sequence TTGAGAAAGAATTTATTCCAATATCTACTTATACTTTTTATAACTGCCCCTGGGTTTGTTAGTGAAGAAATTGACGTTCTAAAATATGTAGATACAACTATCGGGACAGAAGATGGTGGAGGCGCTACTTTTATTGGTGCCTGTACTCCGCATGGAATGGTTAAACTGGGTCCCGATACACCGTTACCTCAAAATACATCAGGTTATGTTCCTGATGCACCGATATTAGGATTTAGTCATACACACGTTAGTGGCACAGGCGGTGCTGGAAAATACGGAAACATTATGGTCATTCCCCAAACTGGTGATCCTGTTATAAAAAATTATTCTTCCAAAAAAGCTAAAGAATTTGGAACTGCTGGATATTATACAGTTGAATTGAATAGATGGAATATTAAATCGGAATTAACTGCTTTACATAAAGTTGGATTTCACAGATACACTTCGTTAGATGAAAATTCACTTACACTTCTATTTGACCTTTCTCGAGTAGTAAATGTTGTTGAATTCAGCCCGGGTGAAAACATTCACTCTTACATTAAAATAATCGACAAAAATAATATTGAAGGTTACGGAACATACAAAGGTGGAATAGGACCGACGGTGCCTTACACAGTTTATTTCGCAGCACAAACCTCAAAATCAATTAAACAGTTTGGTGTATGGCGTGACGAGACAATTTATGAAAACGTGAATGTAAGTTACGGTGACAGTATCGGTGCATTTATAAAATTTAGCATCAATGAGATAGAGTTAAAAGTTGCAATTTCATTTTTAAGTCTTGAACAAGCAAAGAAAAATTTGAATGAGGTAATTGATTTATCATTTGATGAAGCCAAAGCTAAAGCCCAATCAATTTGGCTTAAAGAATTAAATAAAATTCAAGTAACCGGGGGAACAGAGGAACAGAAAACTCTTTTTTATTCTTGTCTATATAACACAATGCTAATGCCGACCGATGTTACGGGAGAAAACCCCCGTTGGAATTCAGATCAACCAGCATTCTGGGATTTTATTGCTTTGTGGGATACTTACAGAAATGTTAATCCGCTTTACACAATTATTGATTCCGAAAAACAAATAAGAATATTAAATAGTTTGTTAGATATTTACTCACACACAGGTTGGATACCCGATAATTGGTCATCCGGCTCATTCGCATTTATGCAGGGCGGAACAAACAGCGATGTACTCTTTGCTGATGCAATGGTAAAAGGATTAAAGGGCTTCGATTATGAACTCGCTTACGAATCGATGATCAAACACGCTGAAACTCCATCCGACTCACCTTACGAATACGGAAAAGATTCCGACGAGTATTTGAAACTCGGTTACTCATCATCAAACAAATGGTGCGGTTCTTCAAGAACTCTCGAATATGCATTTAATGATTTTTGTGTCTCCCAAGCTGCAGATATATTAAACAAAGAAACAGACAGAGAAAAATATCTCAAACGTTCACTTAATTCTTACAACATCTTCAGAGAAGATGAAAAATTCTTCTGGGTTAAAAATCCCGACGGCAGTTGGGTTGAAGGATTTGATCCCGAATTCAGAATTGAAGAATGGTGGGAAGGTCCATATTTCTACGAAGGTATTCCTTGGCATTATTCAACTTTTATCCCTCACGATATTGGGGGATTAATTGAACATCACGGTGGCAAAGATAATTTCGTAAAGTTTTTAGACAGAATGTTCCATGAAGGGCATTACATTCAGCACAACCAACCCGATATACTTACACCTTACTTATATGTTTATGCCGGAAGACACGATAAAACTGTCGAACGAGTTAGAGAAATTTTGGACAGGGAATACAAAACCACAACAAGTGGTTTGCCCGGACAAGACGATGCAGGATGTATGTCTGCATGGTATGTTTTCAGCGCAATGGGATTTTATCCAAACGCGGGACAAAATTTATACTTAATGAGCTCTCCGATTTTTAATGAAATTAAAATCGATATAGGGAACGGTAAAAAATTCAAAATCACAGCAGAAAATTTATCACAAGATAATATCTATATACAAGAAGCAACCTTGAACGGGAGTGAATTTAATAATGCTTGGTTCACTCACGATGATTTACTTAACAACGATGAATTAAAATTAATTATGACAAACAAATCTAGTGGATGGGGAAGTGCGTATGTTCCCACATCAGCTTCAGAGATATTGAATAAAATATAG
- a CDS encoding PorV/PorQ family protein encodes MKKLIISIIILLSASLSINAEFNKAGRTAMQFLKIGIGARQAGMGEASIASVQDVNSIFWNPAAVTGINGVQASFTYTTWIADLNIMSGAVGITLGDIGTLTASYITMDYGDIPMAYTTSQSGNIDTRTGNFFTGSDLLFGVGFARKFTDRLSIGVNLKYVREDLHTYYSDLWAFDVGSFYDTGWKGIRLAMSAQNFSSQARWLETKEEEQQSYELPIVYRIGLAIDLMGGEDLFLGGNFDEHKITLNMDAIHTNDYAERLHLGLEYTAFNMIALRTGYRLNYEEGNLSLGVGFNYDAGFAKLNIDYAYVQYDYLESPHRVTVSMEF; translated from the coding sequence TTGAAAAAATTAATTATTAGCATAATCATTTTATTGTCGGCATCGCTCAGTATTAATGCTGAATTTAATAAAGCCGGCAGAACAGCTATGCAATTCTTAAAAATTGGTATCGGTGCTCGTCAAGCCGGAATGGGAGAGGCTAGCATTGCGAGTGTGCAAGATGTTAACTCCATCTTCTGGAACCCAGCAGCTGTAACTGGGATAAATGGTGTTCAAGCTTCTTTCACATATACAACATGGATTGCAGATCTTAACATTATGAGTGGCGCTGTGGGTATTACTCTTGGCGATATCGGAACACTTACGGCAAGTTATATTACCATGGATTACGGAGATATTCCAATGGCCTACACTACCAGTCAATCCGGTAATATCGATACAAGAACGGGAAACTTTTTTACCGGAAGTGATCTCCTCTTCGGAGTGGGTTTTGCCAGAAAATTTACCGACCGTCTCTCAATTGGTGTTAACTTAAAATATGTTCGTGAAGATCTCCATACCTATTATAGTGATCTCTGGGCTTTTGATGTAGGCAGTTTTTATGATACCGGTTGGAAAGGAATTAGGCTTGCAATGAGTGCTCAAAATTTTTCAAGCCAGGCTAGATGGTTGGAAACAAAAGAAGAAGAACAACAATCATATGAATTACCCATCGTCTATAGAATCGGTTTAGCAATTGATTTGATGGGTGGTGAAGATTTATTCCTTGGAGGAAATTTTGATGAACATAAAATTACACTCAACATGGATGCGATACACACAAATGATTATGCGGAAAGATTACATCTTGGGTTAGAGTATACTGCTTTTAATATGATTGCACTAAGAACTGGTTATAGACTTAATTATGAAGAAGGAAATTTAAGTTTAGGTGTAGGGTTTAATTATGATGCGGGATTTGCAAAACTAAACATTGATTACGCCTATGTGCAATATGATTATTTGGAATCACCACATAGAGTAACAGTATCAATGGAATTCTAA
- a CDS encoding glycosyl hydrolase gives MNFAKLLVEGEKLTKDNFANPPKAMGVLPFWFWNGEMNEEEMIWQMKEYHAKGISGLFIHGRFGESIGYLSDTWFERTKHAVKVAKEIGIDVWVYDEMNWPSGTAYRKVSQENPKLRQKYLEMVALPVPGPLFTFLEATDDRYVNTGNSKPIVAYACSEEEFQTNLNPDTIIDLTPNLSFNAVIPWEAPKGNWRLLYFLEKEIDYYIDALNPESTRKFLDETHEKYKAAVGEEFGKVMPGFYTDEPAMHYYHVGMQNQVIPWTTQIFKIFRERRGYDLKPYLGALFLDMGERTAQIRYDFWKTLTEQYSESYYQQIREWCEANNVLFTGHLLGEEWIWMHARCEGNIFKHLKHMHITGVDHLYPIVGTKEAASQHVALKIASSAAHHYGSNQLLCESMGGTYWDCTLERMKWIANWEYVLGVTIFNNHGYHYSIEGERKRDWPPSQFYHHTWWKFYDNFVKYMSRLGHMLSAGKHIAKVLMLYPINSAWANYKPSGPDQFFNLMQSDFDYLTDLLLRLHYDFDYTDEDILAEAEVINGKIKINQEEFSVIFLPPITALQQNAFDKLYEFVSQGGTVIADTVIPSTLLDAKDDNSLINIKKLFGKDPAELLKHLNNGSSFAVNKVSSIGKGSVYLFEGKGLSVEDKEGDIKKLLNEIVTPDITISEEEVFYLHRVKDDYDLFFLTNTQQKNLGNVEITFEKVGTPELWNPETGEINKIHQYSVDNNRLKIFLPFDSTQSHFVIIKDELEKPFVPSSNLTVTDLTNEKLIGYSKEMINKAEAKVITKDGEKKITNDAIKKLDDIKLDKSFSFEITEDNVLCIGKYKMMMENDLSNIDEVMNENYDDSNWLDVTMGAWEMQLPQERDDSTYPVTLWYRTSFEMEKVPANPRILIDGFSGKEYTMFINGKEVKDKGRRSRIDAEIKEVDVKAFVKEGKNIVAIKLVVVRRTDGMLDLLKVVGDFTLNKKENTYSIGEKVNTIVLGDWTKQGYPHYSGTGVYTTEFDLPREYLNGNLFLNVNCGEDVLEVKINDGESKIALWNPYQIDITGLVKEGKNKIELSVTNTLINMLEAVEHKSGIFEPPVIIHAPVYEIKI, from the coding sequence ATGAACTTTGCTAAACTATTGGTTGAAGGTGAGAAATTAACGAAGGATAATTTTGCTAATCCACCGAAAGCTATGGGAGTTTTACCGTTCTGGTTTTGGAACGGTGAAATGAATGAAGAAGAAATGATCTGGCAGATGAAAGAATACCATGCGAAAGGAATCTCGGGATTATTTATTCATGGACGCTTCGGTGAATCAATCGGTTATTTATCCGATACATGGTTTGAAAGAACTAAACACGCAGTTAAAGTCGCCAAAGAAATCGGTATTGATGTTTGGGTTTACGATGAAATGAATTGGCCGAGTGGAACTGCTTATCGAAAAGTATCTCAAGAAAATCCAAAACTCAGACAAAAATATTTGGAAATGGTTGCACTTCCTGTTCCTGGTCCTTTATTTACATTTTTAGAGGCAACAGATGATAGATATGTAAATACTGGTAACTCAAAACCTATAGTTGCTTATGCATGTTCCGAAGAAGAGTTTCAAACTAATCTTAATCCTGATACAATAATCGATCTAACACCTAATCTATCTTTCAATGCAGTAATTCCATGGGAAGCACCAAAAGGAAATTGGAGATTACTTTATTTCTTGGAAAAAGAAATTGATTACTATATAGATGCTTTAAATCCCGAATCAACCAGAAAGTTTCTTGACGAAACTCACGAAAAATATAAAGCTGCAGTTGGAGAAGAATTTGGAAAAGTTATGCCGGGATTTTACACAGACGAACCGGCTATGCATTATTACCATGTTGGTATGCAGAATCAAGTTATACCATGGACTACACAGATATTTAAGATTTTCCGTGAAAGAAGAGGTTACGATTTAAAGCCATATTTGGGCGCTCTCTTTTTGGATATGGGTGAAAGGACAGCTCAAATCCGTTATGATTTTTGGAAGACTTTAACCGAACAATATTCTGAATCCTACTATCAACAGATTAGAGAATGGTGCGAAGCAAACAATGTGTTGTTCACCGGACATTTACTCGGTGAAGAATGGATTTGGATGCATGCAAGATGCGAAGGAAATATTTTCAAACACTTAAAACATATGCATATAACCGGCGTTGATCATCTTTACCCAATTGTCGGAACAAAAGAAGCTGCAAGTCAACATGTTGCGTTAAAGATTGCAAGTTCTGCAGCACATCATTATGGAAGTAATCAATTACTATGCGAATCAATGGGCGGAACTTATTGGGATTGCACACTCGAAAGAATGAAGTGGATTGCAAACTGGGAATATGTTTTAGGCGTAACAATTTTTAACAATCATGGTTATCATTACTCAATTGAAGGTGAACGTAAACGCGATTGGCCGCCATCACAATTCTATCATCATACTTGGTGGAAGTTCTATGATAATTTCGTAAAGTATATGTCTCGTCTTGGACACATGCTTTCGGCAGGTAAGCACATCGCAAAAGTATTAATGTTGTATCCGATCAACAGTGCTTGGGCAAATTATAAACCAAGCGGCCCCGATCAATTTTTCAACTTAATGCAGTCAGATTTTGATTACTTGACTGATTTGCTTCTTAGATTACATTATGATTTTGATTACACCGACGAAGATATTCTCGCGGAAGCAGAAGTTATTAATGGAAAAATTAAGATCAATCAAGAAGAATTTTCGGTAATATTTTTACCACCTATCACAGCGCTTCAACAAAATGCATTCGATAAACTTTACGAGTTTGTATCACAAGGCGGAACGGTTATAGCCGATACAGTTATTCCAAGTACTTTACTTGATGCTAAAGATGACAATTCATTAATAAATATTAAAAAGTTATTTGGCAAGGATCCTGCTGAACTATTGAAACACTTAAACAATGGTTCATCATTCGCGGTAAATAAAGTAAGCAGCATAGGAAAAGGTTCCGTCTATTTATTTGAAGGGAAAGGTTTATCCGTTGAAGATAAAGAAGGCGATATTAAGAAATTACTTAATGAAATAGTCACCCCTGATATTACCATAAGCGAAGAAGAAGTATTTTATTTACACAGAGTAAAAGATGATTATGATTTGTTCTTCCTAACAAACACACAACAGAAAAACCTTGGCAATGTTGAAATTACATTTGAAAAAGTCGGCACTCCTGAATTGTGGAATCCTGAAACCGGTGAAATTAATAAGATACATCAATATTCAGTAGACAATAATAGACTTAAAATATTTCTACCATTCGATTCAACTCAATCACACTTTGTAATTATTAAAGATGAACTTGAAAAACCATTTGTTCCATCAAGTAATCTTACAGTTACTGACTTAACAAACGAAAAACTCATTGGCTATTCAAAAGAAATGATTAACAAAGCGGAAGCAAAAGTAATTACTAAGGATGGCGAGAAGAAAATCACTAATGATGCGATTAAAAAACTTGACGACATAAAATTAGACAAAAGTTTTTCATTCGAAATTACCGAGGATAATGTTTTATGCATCGGCAAATACAAAATGATGATGGAAAATGATTTATCTAATATTGATGAAGTCATGAACGAAAATTACGATGACAGTAATTGGCTTGATGTTACAATGGGTGCATGGGAAATGCAGCTTCCACAAGAAAGAGACGATTCTACTTATCCCGTTACACTTTGGTACCGGACTTCCTTTGAAATGGAAAAAGTGCCGGCAAATCCAAGAATATTAATTGATGGATTCAGCGGAAAAGAATACACCATGTTCATCAATGGAAAAGAAGTAAAAGATAAAGGCAGAAGAAGCAGAATAGATGCGGAGATAAAGGAAGTCGATGTTAAAGCTTTTGTCAAAGAAGGGAAGAATATTGTGGCAATAAAATTAGTAGTAGTAAGAAGAACAGATGGAATGCTTGATCTACTTAAAGTTGTTGGTGACTTTACACTCAATAAAAAAGAGAATACATACTCAATCGGTGAAAAAGTAAACACAATTGTATTAGGTGATTGGACTAAACAGGGTTATCCTCATTATTCTGGAACCGGTGTTTACACAACCGAATTCGATTTACCGAGAGAATACTTAAATGGAAATTTATTCCTAAACGTAAACTGCGGTGAAGATGTACTCGAAGTAAAAATCAATGATGGTGAATCAAAAATTGCTTTATGGAATCCGTATCAAATTGACATCACCGGCTTGGTGAAAGAAGGTAAAAACAAAATTGAATTAAGTGTAACAAATACTTTAATAAATATGCTCGAAGCCGTCGAACACAAATCCGGCATTTTCGAGCCCCCGGTTATTATTCATGCACCGGTATATGAAATAAAAATTTAG